The following proteins are co-located in the Gloeocapsa sp. PCC 7428 genome:
- the nusB gene encoding transcription antitermination factor NusB, with translation MQPRRIARELALLSLSQLPSSPEKLETQQLSNMVLAAVRTLTTEVQDTLTTAAAELQRASDRLLSSETRASDLRTSRSMVDESIQLTQSAINRIGTALELPELIQLANQPEFDVRTYALQIVRAVNIHRPEIDEQLNAALVDWQVSRLARIDRDLLRIAVAEILYLGVPDRVAINEAVELAKRYSGDDGHRFINGVLRRISEQTQAAYPKS, from the coding sequence ATGCAACCTCGTAGAATTGCCCGCGAACTGGCTCTACTCAGCTTGAGCCAACTACCAAGTTCACCCGAAAAACTAGAAACACAGCAACTGTCAAATATGGTATTGGCAGCCGTCAGGACTTTGACAACCGAAGTTCAAGATACACTGACGACCGCCGCAGCCGAACTACAACGCGCGAGCGATCGCTTATTAAGTAGCGAAACACGTGCTAGCGACTTACGTACCTCTCGGTCAATGGTCGATGAGTCCATCCAACTTACTCAAAGCGCAATTAACCGAATTGGTACAGCACTAGAACTACCCGAACTCATTCAACTAGCAAATCAACCTGAATTTGACGTTCGTACCTACGCGCTACAAATTGTCCGCGCCGTCAATATTCATCGCCCAGAAATTGACGAACAGCTAAATGCTGCATTAGTCGATTGGCAAGTATCGCGTCTTGCACGCATCGACCGCGACTTACTCCGCATCGCAGTTGCAGAGATATTATACTTAGGCGTTCCGGATCGCGTAGCCATCAACGAAGCGGTAGAACTTGCTAAGCGTTACAGTGGAGATGACGGACACCGCTTTATTAATGGTGTTCTCCGCCGCATCAGCGAGCAAACACAAGCTGCTTACCCAAAATCTTAG
- a CDS encoding DUF502 domain-containing protein — translation MFERLKQDLKNDLIAGLLVVIPLATTIWLTVTIATWVIDFLTQIPKQLNPFDGMHPLLVDLLSLAVGLTVPLFSILLIGLMARNIAGRWLLDVGEQLLQAIPLAGSVYKTLKQLLETLLRDSNGKFRRVILVEYPRKGMWAIAFVTGNISSDIQSQLARPVLSIFIPTTPNPTTGWYAIVPEDEVITLKMSIEDAFKVIISGGIVASPPIQPLVVPKERTLESPLQ, via the coding sequence GTGTTTGAACGCCTTAAACAAGACTTAAAAAACGACTTGATCGCAGGGCTATTAGTAGTCATTCCGCTGGCTACTACAATTTGGCTAACCGTTACGATCGCAACATGGGTTATCGACTTTCTCACACAAATTCCTAAGCAACTAAATCCCTTTGATGGTATGCATCCACTTTTAGTGGATCTGTTAAGTTTAGCAGTAGGGTTAACCGTACCGTTATTTAGCATTTTGCTCATCGGTTTGATGGCTCGCAATATTGCGGGACGGTGGTTGCTCGATGTGGGAGAGCAACTTTTGCAAGCAATTCCCTTAGCAGGCTCAGTTTATAAAACACTTAAACAGTTGCTAGAAACTTTGCTAAGAGATAGCAACGGCAAGTTTCGCCGCGTTATCTTAGTAGAGTATCCCCGCAAAGGAATGTGGGCGATCGCATTTGTGACAGGCAACATCAGCAGTGATATCCAGTCGCAATTAGCTCGTCCTGTATTGAGTATTTTTATTCCGACAACTCCAAATCCAACAACTGGTTGGTACGCAATTGTCCCTGAAGATGAAGTTATTACCTTAAAAATGTCGATAGAAGATGCCTTCAAGGTGATAATCTCTGGAGGTATCGTTGCTAGCCCTCCCATACAACCTTTAGTTGTTCCTAAAGAGCGTACACTCGAATCACCACTACAGTAA
- the murI gene encoding glutamate racemase, whose product MADTSVSSHSHQIQNAPIGIFDSGLGGLTVLHQLYRQLPQESIIYFGDTARVPYGTRSPGEIVQFMREILTWMLQQQVKMVVTACNTSSALALNIVQKEFPIPIIDLILPGAKAAVQQGKRIGVIATPATAASNAYKRAILEIDPSVQVWQVGCPEFVPLIEQNRIHDPYTKEVARDYLTFLLQQRIDTLVYGCTHYPHLAPVLRSLLPQSVKLIDPAEYVVAATAQELELLGLKNTHPPSPTRFCVTGCPRQFAQSSLPWLGYTPDVEAVCLAPAQSRLV is encoded by the coding sequence GTGGCTGATACTTCTGTCTCTTCACATTCACATCAAATACAAAACGCTCCCATCGGCATTTTTGATAGCGGCTTAGGCGGTCTGACGGTACTACATCAGCTTTACCGCCAACTGCCTCAAGAGTCTATTATTTATTTTGGAGATACAGCGCGAGTTCCTTATGGCACTCGTTCGCCAGGTGAAATTGTTCAATTCATGCGCGAAATTCTCACCTGGATGCTTCAGCAGCAAGTCAAAATGGTTGTCACAGCTTGTAATACAAGTTCGGCGCTGGCCCTCAATATCGTACAAAAAGAATTTCCTATCCCGATTATCGATTTGATTCTGCCAGGGGCAAAAGCAGCAGTACAGCAAGGTAAACGAATCGGCGTGATCGCAACTCCAGCAACTGCGGCGAGTAATGCTTATAAACGTGCAATATTAGAAATCGATCCGAGTGTCCAAGTGTGGCAAGTAGGGTGTCCTGAATTTGTGCCACTTATCGAGCAAAATCGCATTCACGACCCCTACACAAAGGAAGTTGCACGCGATTATTTAACTTTCTTATTACAACAGCGCATCGATACGTTGGTGTATGGCTGTACGCATTATCCTCATCTTGCACCAGTACTGCGATCGCTTTTACCACAGTCCGTTAAACTTATCGATCCAGCTGAGTATGTCGTTGCAGCGACGGCGCAAGAACTAGAATTATTAGGATTAAAAAATACTCATCCCCCTTCACCAACACGCTTTTGTGTCACTGGTTGTCCTCGACAGTTTGCCCAGTCTTCCTTGCCTTGGTTAGGTTATACTCCTGACGTTGAAGCGGTTTGCCTAGCACCAGCCCAGTCAAGATTAGTCTAG
- a CDS encoding calcium-binding protein: MAIIKGTAGNDNLKGGSNNDKLYGYEGEDTLNGGAGIDTLIGGTGSDVYIVDTTTDVIIEYSGGGAHDTVKSSVSYTLGAYVNDLVLTGSSNINGTGNELDNIITGNSGRNVLRGLAGNDQLNGSNDKRSDTLYGGVGNDSLKGGSKDKLYGGAGNDRLVGSHVGFFDNPDDTIYMDGGDGNDYLYASHDAEMYGGRGSDTITGGTSVYIDGGDGDDLLDGDESTIYGGKGNDTITGSYSRLYGGDGDDVLSGIAGMEGGQGNDTLIGGDWDSGFIFSKPTDGIDTITNFAADRYHKIYVSASGFGGGLVEGELLPGQLQFGTSATEADDRFIYDTSSGALYFDVDGVLGTGSQVQLAILVGVPDLTSSSIYVTS, from the coding sequence ATGGCAATAATTAAAGGAACTGCTGGTAACGATAACTTAAAAGGTGGTTCAAACAACGATAAGCTCTACGGTTATGAAGGTGAGGATACTTTAAATGGTGGTGCAGGAATCGATACTTTAATTGGTGGTACAGGTAGCGATGTTTACATTGTAGACACAACTACTGATGTCATTATTGAGTATTCTGGTGGCGGCGCTCACGATACGGTGAAATCTTCTGTAAGCTACACGCTGGGCGCTTATGTGAATGATTTGGTACTAACTGGAAGCAGCAATATTAATGGTACAGGCAACGAACTAGACAATATCATCACTGGTAATAGCGGTAGAAATGTTTTAAGAGGTCTTGCTGGTAACGATCAGCTTAATGGTAGTAATGACAAGCGCAGCGATACACTTTATGGCGGAGTTGGTAACGACTCGCTTAAGGGTGGTAGCAAAGATAAACTTTATGGAGGCGCTGGAAACGATCGCTTAGTTGGCAGCCACGTCGGATTTTTTGATAACCCAGACGACACAATATACATGGATGGCGGTGATGGCAATGATTATCTCTATGCTAGTCATGATGCTGAAATGTACGGTGGTAGAGGTAGCGACACTATCACTGGCGGTACTTCAGTTTACATTGATGGTGGTGACGGCGACGATTTACTTGATGGTGATGAAAGTACAATTTACGGTGGCAAAGGCAACGATACTATAACAGGTAGTTACAGTCGCCTCTATGGTGGTGATGGTGATGATGTTTTAAGTGGAATTGCTGGAATGGAAGGTGGTCAGGGAAATGATACTCTGATCGGAGGCGATTGGGATAGCGGCTTTATTTTTAGTAAACCAACTGATGGAATAGATACAATTACTAACTTCGCAGCAGACAGATATCACAAAATTTATGTTTCTGCAAGTGGTTTTGGTGGTGGACTTGTAGAAGGAGAATTGTTACCAGGACAGTTACAATTTGGAACCTCAGCAACCGAAGCTGACGATCGCTTTATTTACGATACATCTTCTGGCGCGTTGTATTTTGATGTTGATGGTGTATTAGGTACTGGTTCGCAAGTCCAGTTAGCAATTTTAGTCGGTGTTCCTGACTTAACATCTAGTAGTATCTACGTTACTAGCTAA
- the sds gene encoding solanesyl diphosphate synthase, translating into MTSATFLFSPVEADLQILSENLIQLVGTRHPKLFAAAKHLFGAGGKRLRPAIVLLVSRATMLDEDITLRHRRLAEITEMIHTASLIHDDVVDESAMRRGVPTIHSLFGNGVAVLAGDFFFAQSSWYLANLDNLEVVKLLSEVIMDFAAGEIQQGDTLFNTSLSIEAYLKKSYYKTATLFANSCKAAGVLSGVSNEVAEHLYCYGRDIGLAFQIVDDIFDFTGSTDVLGKPAGSDLKSGNLTAPVLFALAEKPYLEVLIEREFAQEGDLEQAIALIQDSKGLEQARELAKQHATQAVEHLNVLPPSESRQALINMADYVLTRLY; encoded by the coding sequence ATGACCTCAGCCACCTTCCTTTTTTCCCCCGTTGAAGCAGACCTACAGATACTGTCAGAAAACTTAATTCAGTTAGTAGGTACGCGCCATCCCAAACTCTTCGCAGCGGCAAAGCACTTATTCGGAGCCGGAGGAAAACGGCTGCGCCCAGCAATTGTGCTACTTGTATCGCGAGCAACAATGTTGGATGAAGACATTACGCTGCGTCATCGTCGCTTAGCTGAAATTACAGAAATGATTCATACCGCAAGTCTGATTCATGATGACGTGGTGGATGAATCCGCAATGCGGCGAGGTGTTCCGACGATTCATAGTCTATTTGGTAATGGTGTAGCGGTACTTGCAGGAGATTTCTTTTTTGCTCAATCCTCCTGGTATTTGGCTAACTTAGACAATTTAGAAGTCGTTAAGCTCTTATCAGAAGTGATTATGGATTTTGCGGCTGGAGAAATTCAGCAAGGCGACACTTTATTTAACACAAGTTTATCTATCGAAGCTTATTTGAAAAAGAGCTACTATAAAACAGCAACTTTGTTTGCAAATAGCTGTAAAGCCGCAGGTGTACTCAGCGGCGTATCAAACGAAGTTGCAGAGCATTTGTATTGTTATGGGCGTGATATTGGTTTAGCGTTTCAGATTGTCGATGACATTTTTGACTTCACTGGTTCAACCGACGTCTTAGGTAAGCCCGCTGGTTCGGATCTTAAAAGTGGCAATTTAACGGCACCAGTGCTATTTGCTTTGGCAGAAAAACCGTATTTAGAAGTCTTAATCGAACGCGAATTTGCCCAAGAAGGCGATTTAGAACAAGCGATCGCGCTTATTCAAGATAGTAAAGGTCTCGAACAAGCACGCGAATTAGCTAAACAACACGCAACTCAAGCCGTTGAGCATCTCAATGTTTTACCACCTTCTGAATCGCGCCAAGCTTTGATTAATATGGCTGATTACGTTTTGACTCGATTGTATTAG
- a CDS encoding HpsJ family protein encodes MKALNNNILFSSLASRTLKIVGIILILAFLLDFVLLLFPFRAQTQAWQINFATQIIDRGTIPMVGTALLLAGYWIETIGTDATWSRQAGLNLRFLVLVLASLLGLLFLLLAPLHINNILQARSEAIARINQEVSQAETQIQSQIAAQRTQIRTQISAILQDEQQVNAALQSPQIPEQIRNILQQARENPQALDQIIDQQLNADTVRNQALEQIQQRRQEVEQRAQEQVQSGIGSGIRSLLLSIGYILIGWTGLRNMNSLPPDRPNYTDY; translated from the coding sequence ATGAAAGCACTTAATAACAACATATTATTTTCTTCACTGGCATCCCGAACCTTGAAAATCGTAGGAATCATCCTCATCTTGGCTTTTTTACTTGATTTTGTCTTATTGTTATTTCCGTTTCGAGCGCAAACTCAAGCATGGCAAATTAACTTCGCCACTCAAATTATTGACCGTGGGACAATTCCTATGGTAGGGACAGCCTTACTTTTAGCTGGTTATTGGATCGAAACCATTGGCACAGACGCTACTTGGAGTCGCCAAGCAGGACTCAACTTAAGATTTCTTGTATTGGTGTTGGCAAGTTTGTTAGGGCTACTTTTTCTACTACTTGCGCCGCTACACATTAATAATATTTTACAAGCAAGGTCAGAAGCGATCGCCCGAATCAATCAAGAAGTATCGCAAGCCGAAACTCAAATCCAAAGCCAAATCGCCGCGCAGCGAACCCAAATCCGCACTCAAATTTCCGCTATCTTGCAAGACGAACAGCAAGTGAATGCCGCACTCCAAAGCCCACAAATCCCAGAGCAAATTAGAAACATACTCCAACAAGCTAGAGAAAACCCGCAAGCCCTCGATCAAATCATCGACCAACAACTGAATGCAGATACCGTTCGCAATCAAGCTTTAGAACAGATTCAGCAGCGCAGACAAGAAGTCGAACAACGCGCGCAAGAACAAGTGCAATCGGGAATTGGCAGTGGTATTCGTAGTTTGCTGCTGTCGATTGGTTACATTCTAATTGGCTGGACAGGATTAAGAAACATGAACTCGCTACCACCAGATCGCCCAAATTACACCGACTATTAA
- a CDS encoding N-acetylmuramoyl-L-alanine amidase, producing the protein MRFHWLLPSTLSIFLLSSPAEAAKLRSWNFDANRNRLDFKTEGAVQPKAQLIFNPVRLVIDLPGTTLQRPTVKQELGGTIRSIRVGQFDEQTTRVVIELSPGYKLDPEKVKFQGTTPSQWSVQLPQPERVALSPPPTPLSPTPQTRANTSASQPLLSAIVPGRSTTNNTPPALEKLTTTATVQVENIQVTGDGLFVRTRGGGTPQIRVNRSSDRGTIDVDLVGASLSPQLTKKPTVTINRYGVNRIQFNQVQKSPPVTRMTMRVDRNGPDWQATVSRFGGLVVLPQGRSTANTVINTLTPNTNTNTPSSGLATIQAAELTIDGAQLLIRASEKVNYTSGWDRSTGLYRITIPNAQLASNVRGPSLTSNSPVLRVRLQQADPRTVTIWVQPATGIRIGELNQPGQDILALQLSRANSILLPPANAQTPPPEPQPVAVPVPQPTTPPKPATSPPAKPNPPKQRAVVVIDPGHGGKDPGAIGIGGAQEKQVILPISKQIAAILEKEGIKVVMTRDSDYFLDLAPRVAIAERANADIFVSIHANSMGLSRPDINGLETYYFSSGQRLAQVIHRNIVRRVTVRDRGVRRARFYVLRKSSMPSVLVEVGYMTGREDNPRLRNPAYQTQMAEAIAQGILEYLGR; encoded by the coding sequence GTGAGATTTCACTGGCTACTACCCAGTACTTTAAGCATTTTTCTGTTATCGTCTCCCGCAGAGGCGGCGAAACTTAGATCGTGGAATTTTGATGCTAATCGCAATCGATTGGACTTCAAGACAGAGGGTGCTGTTCAGCCCAAAGCACAACTTATCTTTAATCCTGTGCGATTGGTCATCGACTTACCAGGAACCACATTACAGCGTCCCACGGTAAAACAAGAGCTTGGCGGAACAATTCGCAGTATCCGAGTTGGTCAATTTGACGAACAAACAACTCGCGTCGTGATTGAATTAAGTCCTGGCTACAAGCTCGATCCAGAAAAGGTAAAATTTCAAGGAACAACACCGAGTCAGTGGAGCGTACAGTTACCCCAACCGGAACGAGTTGCGCTGAGCCCACCACCAACACCATTATCCCCAACGCCACAAACAAGGGCTAACACCTCGGCTTCCCAGCCATTGCTATCAGCGATTGTGCCAGGGCGTAGTACGACAAACAACACACCCCCAGCCCTAGAAAAGCTAACAACGACTGCAACGGTACAAGTCGAAAATATTCAGGTGACAGGAGACGGACTTTTTGTCCGCACTCGTGGTGGTGGAACGCCGCAGATTAGAGTGAATCGCAGTAGCGATCGCGGTACGATTGATGTCGATTTAGTCGGTGCTTCGCTATCACCACAGCTAACTAAAAAGCCTACGGTGACAATTAACCGCTACGGTGTTAACCGGATTCAATTCAATCAAGTGCAAAAGTCACCGCCCGTAACGCGGATGACAATGCGGGTAGACCGCAATGGACCTGATTGGCAAGCAACGGTTAGCCGTTTTGGTGGTTTAGTCGTCCTTCCACAGGGAAGAAGTACTGCTAATACTGTTATCAATACTCTGACGCCAAACACAAATACCAATACACCTTCGTCAGGATTAGCAACAATTCAAGCCGCCGAACTGACGATTGATGGCGCGCAATTATTGATTCGCGCGAGTGAAAAGGTTAACTATACAAGCGGTTGGGACCGCTCGACAGGACTGTATCGTATTACAATTCCGAATGCGCAGCTAGCAAGTAATGTCCGAGGACCCTCGCTGACTTCTAATAGTCCAGTACTACGCGTGCGTTTGCAGCAGGCTGACCCGCGTACCGTCACAATTTGGGTACAACCAGCAACAGGAATTCGGATTGGCGAACTGAATCAACCAGGACAAGACATCCTCGCGTTACAACTTTCCCGCGCTAACTCGATCTTACTACCGCCTGCGAATGCGCAAACACCGCCACCAGAGCCGCAGCCTGTCGCAGTACCAGTACCCCAGCCAACGACACCCCCAAAACCGGCTACATCTCCTCCGGCGAAGCCTAATCCTCCTAAACAGCGCGCTGTCGTCGTTATCGATCCAGGACACGGTGGGAAAGACCCTGGCGCGATTGGCATCGGTGGAGCGCAAGAAAAGCAAGTCATTTTACCAATATCAAAACAAATCGCTGCGATTCTGGAGAAAGAAGGCATAAAAGTCGTCATGACCCGCGATTCGGATTATTTTCTAGACCTCGCCCCTCGCGTAGCGATCGCCGAACGCGCTAATGCGGATATCTTCGTGAGTATTCATGCGAACTCGATGGGGCTTAGTCGTCCTGATATCAATGGTTTAGAAACGTACTATTTCTCTAGCGGTCAGCGTTTAGCACAGGTAATTCATCGCAATATTGTGCGGCGCGTGACTGTGCGCGATCGCGGCGTACGACGCGCCCGATTTTATGTCTTGCGCAAATCTTCGATGCCTTCGGTTCTCGTTGAAGTTGGTTATATGACTGGTCGTGAAGATAATCCCAGACTGCGAAATCCTGCTTACCAAACACAAATGGCAGAAGCGATCGCGCAGGGGATTCTAGAGTACCTTGGGCGCTAG
- a CDS encoding DUF3488 and DUF4129 domain-containing transglutaminase family protein yields the protein MRQRNRIKASLALSGWSQWRQPRKTEITEVEESRLLRSLVQALVTVGIIATDVAAETQFSLWAVPLSIVGAIWSWYRRHDRNIPTKFCIAIAMLAALAAFFGRLLGELNDTRVLLAELLIQLQVCHSFDLPRRKDLGYSIVIGLILLAVAGTLSQTLAFAPMLLLFLAIALPVLVLDYRSRLGIEGRRVRNEGRGEKFSFVTLKSTGILFLVTVGLGLTVFAVLPRFPGYQLRTFPVSAPIDIQENFDGRSIVNPGYVREGSGGGTSGGSGSDAQGGTGVDETFYYGFNSEINQNLRGEMKPKVVMRVRSQAEGFWRVLGFDRYTGKGWEISRNEQVVNLKRPTWSYQIFLSPPAIAGATREVVQTYTIVSELPNLIPALAYPKQIFFPAPEIAVDPEGGLRSPVGLSKDLTYTVISQVPYRDRTLLGQASTNYPKNISNYYLQVPPEIAAQVQQRTQEILANYNQQRVGQSEKALTSPYEQALYLAQYLKQNYTIPENPLDLPYLAENEDLVAAFLFKHKGGYPDHFSTALTIMLRSIGIPARLSVGFSPGEFNPFTGLYIVRNTDAYALTEVYFPEYGWFAFDPIPGHPLIPPSVEEAQTFGVLQKFWQWVAGWLPSPVSGFLNALFTILLDGITAAIAWFIALFSQGWLGVLTALIVATGISFLCWLGLQQWRIWRRKQTLAKLHPIERLYQQMLDWTATQGLRKHAAQTPLEYAQILHQHYPTSVAKVIEEICQAYLSWRYGGQLRDVEELTMQWQTLKKYQLSNRKISQRGYKATM from the coding sequence ATGCGACAGCGAAATCGAATCAAAGCATCGCTAGCGCTATCTGGTTGGAGTCAGTGGCGACAGCCTAGAAAGACAGAAATCACTGAAGTAGAAGAATCGCGACTTTTGCGATCGCTTGTCCAAGCATTAGTCACTGTCGGAATTATTGCAACTGATGTTGCAGCAGAAACGCAGTTTAGCTTATGGGCAGTACCCTTAAGTATTGTTGGGGCAATTTGGAGTTGGTATCGCCGTCACGACCGCAACATTCCGACCAAGTTTTGCATTGCGATCGCGATGTTAGCAGCACTCGCCGCATTTTTTGGGCGCTTGTTGGGTGAATTAAACGATACCAGAGTTCTTCTCGCTGAACTTTTAATTCAACTTCAAGTCTGTCATAGCTTTGATTTACCTCGTCGCAAAGATTTAGGCTATTCCATCGTCATCGGGTTAATTTTACTTGCAGTCGCAGGCACACTGAGCCAGACTTTAGCGTTTGCACCAATGTTACTGCTTTTTTTGGCGATCGCTTTACCTGTATTAGTTTTAGATTATCGTTCGCGATTGGGTATTGAGGGGCGAAGGGTAAGGAATGAGGGGCGAGGGGAGAAGTTTTCCTTCGTTACGCTCAAAAGCACAGGGATACTATTTTTAGTCACTGTGGGGCTAGGCTTAACGGTTTTTGCGGTTTTACCTCGGTTTCCAGGTTATCAGCTACGAACATTTCCCGTAAGTGCGCCGATTGATATTCAAGAAAACTTTGATGGGCGCAGTATTGTCAACCCAGGTTACGTGCGCGAGGGAAGCGGTGGAGGGACAAGTGGCGGTAGTGGTAGCGACGCCCAAGGGGGAACAGGTGTAGACGAAACTTTTTACTACGGGTTTAATAGCGAGATTAATCAAAATTTACGCGGCGAGATGAAACCCAAAGTTGTCATGCGGGTGCGATCGCAAGCGGAAGGATTTTGGCGCGTCTTAGGATTCGATCGCTATACAGGTAAAGGCTGGGAAATTTCGCGTAATGAACAAGTCGTCAACCTCAAACGTCCAACTTGGTCGTATCAAATATTTTTATCACCACCGGCGATCGCTGGGGCGACGCGAGAAGTTGTTCAAACGTATACCATCGTTTCTGAATTACCAAATTTAATTCCAGCGTTAGCTTATCCTAAACAAATATTCTTTCCTGCACCCGAAATCGCGGTCGATCCAGAAGGCGGTTTGCGATCGCCTGTAGGATTATCGAAAGATCTCACTTATACTGTGATTTCGCAAGTTCCTTACCGCGATCGCACTTTATTAGGACAAGCGTCAACAAATTACCCGAAAAATATTAGTAATTATTATCTACAAGTTCCGCCAGAAATTGCCGCACAGGTACAACAACGCACTCAAGAAATCTTAGCAAACTACAATCAACAACGTGTAGGACAATCAGAAAAAGCACTCACATCGCCTTACGAGCAAGCTTTATACCTTGCGCAGTACCTCAAGCAAAATTACACTATTCCAGAAAATCCTTTAGATCTTCCGTATCTTGCAGAAAATGAAGATTTAGTCGCAGCTTTTCTCTTTAAACACAAAGGTGGTTATCCCGATCACTTTTCTACTGCATTAACAATTATGCTGCGTTCGATTGGGATTCCGGCGCGGCTATCGGTGGGCTTTAGTCCTGGAGAATTCAATCCGTTTACAGGTTTGTATATTGTACGTAACACGGATGCGTATGCATTGACCGAAGTATATTTTCCTGAATATGGCTGGTTTGCTTTCGATCCAATTCCAGGACACCCGCTGATTCCACCTTCAGTCGAAGAGGCACAAACGTTTGGTGTTTTGCAAAAATTCTGGCAGTGGGTTGCTGGGTGGTTACCAAGCCCTGTATCGGGTTTTCTCAATGCGCTATTTACAATACTTTTGGATGGAATAACAGCAGCGATCGCATGGTTTATTGCGCTGTTTTCTCAAGGTTGGCTGGGTGTTTTAACGGCGTTAATTGTTGCTACTGGAATCAGCTTTTTATGTTGGCTAGGTTTACAACAATGGCGAATTTGGCGCAGAAAGCAGACTTTAGCCAAATTACATCCAATTGAGAGATTGTACCAACAAATGCTTGATTGGACAGCAACACAAGGCTTGCGCAAACACGCTGCTCAAACACCACTAGAATATGCACAAATATTGCATCAGCATTATCCTACAAGCGTTGCTAAAGTCATTGAGGAAATTTGCCAAGCTTACCTAAGTTGGCGCTATGGTGGACAATTACGTGATGTCGAAGAATTAACAATGCAGTGGCAAACTTTGAAAAAATATCAACTATCCAATAGAAAAATCTCCCAAAGAGGTTACAAAGCAACAATGTAA